GGGGTCTTGACCACCAGCGAGGAGAAGATGTTTCCTTCTGCGGTGTAGGTGgccaactaaaaaaataacattttattagcTTAAAGCTGATTAAAAGTGCTATCAGAAATATAGTACTCACAATTTTTCCGTTGCCCACATGACAAGCGTGCACTCGGCCAGCAACTTCGGCGGCCAGAAAGATATTGGACTTGGATTCTAGAAGAACAGGCGTGGAGAAAATCGGCTCCCTGTGCTTCTGCGTCCACTCCACAGAGCCATCGGTGATGGCCACACGCGAACAGCTGCCATCTAAAGTGCAGATGATAAGCGACTGTTCGCTGGGCAACTCCAGAGGTCCTGCGAAGATAGCCTTCTCGCCAATCTTCAGGCACCAAAGGACTTCCTGCCGCTCTGCTGATAAACAATAGACGTTGTAGTCCTCTGCATAGCTGCAAACTATGATTCGTCGACCGTCGGCTGTAAGCAAGGGCTGGGACTTAATCATGCCGCCAATTCCCACGCAAAACACATGGTCGCCGTTCTGGGGATTGAAGCCGTACAGACAACCATCGTAGCAGCCAACCATGGCAAGCTGCTCGCTGAGAAAGGTCACCTTGCACTCGATGCGATTGGGCAGTCTGACGACACTAAGTTCGTTGCCCGTCTGTGGATCCAGAGTTCGCAAAATTTTGGAATGTGCGCCCACGCAAATGAAGCGTCCTTCGTATTCATTTACTGGGGAGTCTATGCACTTATCGAAGTTTACCTTCCAGTGAAACTGAAGCTTGAGGACCGGCTGTTCAATTCGTTTGATTACCAAGCCGCCTTGGCAGGAACTAACTGCCGCCATTTCACCGGACTTCCGCTTGATACTGTTGGCCACCAACTTTGCCGTGTCCAAGAACCTTAAGACTGTTCGTAAGGGTACGTTCTCGTCCAGCAGCATCTCGAACAGGTGACGCTGCTCATCATCGATGCACATTTGAAGGCCTATCTCCCGGCAAATGGTGATGGCGTGGAAGGATGTGCCACCCGCCTGGCGAAAGCTCAAGTCATAGCCACAGGGATCAGTGCTCTCCATTTTCTGCCTCTTCGCCGCTGTATCATCAGTCTGTTCCACACATTCCAGTCTATCGTGCAGATAGCTCTTCAATATTTGCTGAGCGGGTTGAGCAAGGGGAATGCACATCTTGAGCAGTTGTTGCTTGTCCAGTTTGCCATGAACGTTGCACGGGAAGTGTTGCAGGTAGACAAACCTATCTGGCTGCTCTGCAATCGACACCTTGGAGAGTATGTCAAAGGTCTGGGCCCGCTGTTGAACTCGGGTCTTTGTTTCTAAGGTGCGAATGCAGCAGATGAGCTTTTGCAAATCCTCCAGCCAAAGGCAATTCGTCAGTTCGCTGCTGAGTAGGCACTTTTGTATTTTGCGAGTGATTAAACCTGCATTTATGTAGGGTAATTTATaaacttatattatttttaagtagaGAAGTAATGCTCACCCAAGCTAATGCGATTTCCGGCTCTCTTCACCACATCGTTTGTTCTTTCCCCATAAAATAATGTACCATCCTTCTCCCGCGTGACCAGATCTCCAGTCGCTCTGAAACAAATGCCGGAATCGTCTTTTGAAGTATCCACTTTGTCATCTATCTGTGGTATATAGCAACGCCGCGTGGCACTGCCCAGAAAGAGCTCTCCTTGGTTCGAATCCTTGTCGTTCTGGAACTCAATCCTTATAACCGTATCCTCGTCAATGGGCGTGCCTAAAGGCACTGGTGTCTGTAGAGACTGCACGATGTGCAGGAGACTCCAGCAGGATATCTCTGTGATTCCGTAGATGTTGCAAATGTGTTTCTGCAACAGGACACTCGAATCCATCCAAGTAACGAGCTCAGCACTCGAGGGAAACGGTTCACCGCCAAGGAGCAGCACTCTAAAAAGGATTTAAATATATCAAGGAAAttccatatatgtatttttcctAATCTTTTCGCACCTGAGTGAACTGGACCTGCTCAACACTCGATCTCTGATACAAGTGGCTCCAAATTGCCGGAACAGTGACGGCGTCATCTGCAGAATTGTAATGCCCGGCGTGGCGAGGTTGTCGGGAAAGAGGGCACATAGCAACTTGCTGGGAGATTCCCTAATAGAATGCCGGCTGGTCAGTAAAGTAGAACCATTTTGCAGAGCCAGAAAGAACTCCACCACGAAGGGATCAAAGGTGCAGGGTGTTCCAAGGTAAATGATGTCGGCCATAGAAATGTTGAGCTTCTGGCTTGGAGAAAATGACGATTAGTTTGGGCATATATATGCTGAACGACCACTTACCTGAGCGCCACAATGTCGTGGGCGATGCACTCGTAGGGCACATGTACAATCTTTGGGCTTCCTGTACTTCCGGTGGTTGTAATAGTATAGCACATATTGGCAGGGAGGGACTTCTTGGTAGATACATTAAGATCGCTGGATTTATGCTTCACCATATACATTTTGCAGACCTCCTTTAAGACCAGGATGGTAAACATGCTCTCAAAATGCAACGGAGACACGGACAAATGCTTGTTGGCCACAATATAGTCCACTCCGGCGGCGCACATCTGTTCGTGCAGCTCCTGGGAGAGCATCATCTTGTCCGTGGGAAAGAAGTGGCACTTGTGGTTGAGTATCCTGCAAGATTACATTCATTAATTCGGATAAAAGAAAAGGGATAGCAGTTAGCATGACTCCTACGCTAGAATCAGAAGACAAGAGGCTGGCGTGTGCTCTGTGATTCGAAGGGCAATTCCTGATCCGGATGGAATCTTGTCCTGCAGGAAATTCAGCAATATCTGTACTTCTTCAACCGCCGTGCCATACGTCACGATCATGTCCTCGCTCTCCATGCGTTTTATTAGAAAGGGAACATCCTTAAAAGTTCGGATTCTGTTGATGTCGTACAGCTTTTCCGGCTGCTC
The genomic region above belongs to Drosophila takahashii strain IR98-3 E-12201 chromosome 2L, DtakHiC1v2, whole genome shotgun sequence and contains:
- the Aasdh gene encoding beta-alanine-activating enzyme isoform X1, whose protein sequence is MSSGEINLGLTGDSPPEEEPPSEKLESKESTGEQPEKLYDINRIRTFKDVPFLIKRMESEDMIVTYGTAVEEVQILLNFLQDKIPSGSGIALRITEHTPASCLLILAILNHKCHFFPTDKMMLSQELHEQMCAAGVDYIVANKHLSVSPLHFESMFTILVLKEVCKMYMVKHKSSDLNVSTKKSLPANMCYTITTTGSTGSPKIVHVPYECIAHDIVALSQKLNISMADIIYLGTPCTFDPFVVEFFLALQNGSTLLTSRHSIRESPSKLLCALFPDNLATPGITILQMTPSLFRQFGATCIRDRVLSRSSSLRVLLLGGEPFPSSAELVTWMDSSVLLQKHICNIYGITEISCWSLLHIVQSLQTPVPLGTPIDEDTVIRIEFQNDKDSNQGELFLGSATRRCYIPQIDDKVDTSKDDSGICFRATGDLVTREKDGTLFYGERTNDVVKRAGNRISLGLITRKIQKCLLSSELTNCLWLEDLQKLICCIRTLETKTRVQQRAQTFDILSKVSIAEQPDRFVYLQHFPCNVHGKLDKQQLLKMCIPLAQPAQQILKSYLHDRLECVEQTDDTAAKRQKMESTDPCGYDLSFRQAGGTSFHAITICREIGLQMCIDDEQRHLFEMLLDENVPLRTVLRFLDTAKLVANSIKRKSGEMAAVSSCQGGLVIKRIEQPVLKLQFHWKVNFDKCIDSPVNEYEGRFICVGAHSKILRTLDPQTGNELSVVRLPNRIECKVTFLSEQLAMVGCYDGCLYGFNPQNGDHVFCVGIGGMIKSQPLLTADGRRIIVCSYAEDYNVYCLSAERQEVLWCLKIGEKAIFAGPLELPSEQSLIICTLDGSCSRVAITDGSVEWTQKHREPIFSTPVLLESKSNIFLAAEVAGRVHACHVGNGKILATYTAEGNIFSSLVVKTPPTFMGHSFVVFGCIDKHVYCLRCKTAPGAKSVDFELHWKTNVGAPIYATPSLLTVQPNGLLAWCGATDGRVVLMNFRNGEIQWSDKLPGEVFSSACYIESLRRVYVGCRDNFLYCLGI
- the Aasdh gene encoding beta-alanine-activating enzyme isoform X2, which codes for MSSGEINLGLTGDSPPEEEPPSEKLESKESTGEQPEKLYDINRIRTFKDVPFLIKRMESEDMIVTYGTAVEEVQILLNFLQDKIPSGSGIALRITEHTPASCLLILAILNHKCHFFPTDKMMLSQELHEQMCAAGVDYIVANKHLSVSPLHFESMFTILVLKEVCKMYMVKHKSSDLNVSTKKSLPANMCYTITTTGSTGSPKIVHVPYECIAHDIVALSQKLNISMADIIYLGTPCTFDPFVVEFFLALQNGSTLLTSRHSIRESPSKLLCALFPDNLATPGITILQMTPSLFRQFGATCIRDRVLSRSSSLRCFLECCSLAVNRFPRVLSSLLGWIRVSCCRNTFATSTESQRYPAGVSCTSCSLYRHQCL